The region CTCTCCTCGTACTTGTCGGTTGCGAGGCAACGGCTACGTCGGTCCCTGATGTCGAGCAACCAACCTCGGTCGATCCGATTACCGACAGCAAAACAATTTCCATTCTCGCTTGGAATGTCGAATCAGACGGCAACGACCCCAGCGTGATCGCTGAGCAACTGAACGCATTCAACGGCTACGACATATTCTGCCTTCAAGAAGTGCGTGCAGAGAACTTTGATCGCTACACTGCCGCCCTTGGCCGTCAATTCCAATCGATCAATGGCCGAACTGGACGAAGCGACCGGCTTCAGATCAGTTTTGATTCAGAGCGGTTTGAACTGCTCGAAACAAAGGAGCTGATGGAACACCGAGACTTTATCCTCAACAACGGCACTCATCGATCTCCGTTGTACGTTCGACTGCAAGACAGAGTTACTGGCATCCAGTTCATCGTCATGACGAACCACCTTGCCCGTGGCAATGCAGAGCTCAGGAAGCAGCAAGCGATTGGTCTGAGAGAGTGGGGTCGGGATCAAAACGTCGGCGTGATCAATATCGGCGATTTCAACATGGATTATGATTTTGCAACCGAGCGTGGAAACAGTGCATTCCTAGAGATCTTCAGAGACAACATCTTCTCTTGGGCGAAGCCGGTTGAGTTCATCGATACAAACTGGGCTGACAGAGATGGAGATGGCAAGGACAACTATCCTGACTCCATGTTGGACTTCGCATTCGTGCCTGGTCCTGCGAAGGACCGGAATCCTGTCTGTCGTGTGATTGTTCGTGATGGTGATTTTTCCGATGATGATTCGACCAGTGATCATCGACCGATTGAATTGAAGCTCCAATGAATCCTTTTAAGTCAAACTTCCCAACCCTTTGCGAACTCCTTCAGGGATCGAGTTTTGACGGCGACATCGAAGCAGCGAAAGAGTTAGAGCAGAACGACTTACGGCAAGCCATAGACGATGGTTTGTATAGCCTGAACGAATTGATGAGCTTTCTTTATGGCGCAGTCTTCACAGATTGGTGGATCGGAGAAGCGAGGGAGTTTGAAAAGAACCTGAGTACAGTGGTATCGGAGCTTGGTATGGACATGGCACGCAGTGCCTTCAAGAAACAGCTACTCGTCGAGTCAGCAATGAAGTCAGGCGACGCTGACAAGAATCGTAAAAGTGCCAGAGATCAACTTGAGGACGTTCGTTATGAAGTTGCTGTAACAGCAAGGGTCTGCGAAGTGTTGGACAAAGGTTCGATTGAACTTGAGTGCCCAATTCGTGACATGACGAAAGCTGAAGCTGACTGGAAGAATTCGGACATCTTCGGAGAGTTCAAGGGCCAGCCGGTGCGCATTGAAGTGACCGTGCTACACGAAGAAATGCCGCCATCTATCAGTCTCGAAGTCGATAAGATTATCAAAGATGCAAACGTCGATATAGACTTTGTCGTGACGCTGGGGTTGGCAGCGTCCACGCAGGAACAGGCAGAGAGAGCGAAAGCAATTATTGAACTATTGTACGAACATCACAAAGAAACCGATGGGGACAATGCGCAAATCGATGGCGTGGACTTCGAGTGGGATAGGAACTCTTATCGAAGCGTGTCAAAGACTTCACCAATAGAGAGCATATATTTCGGTGAACATTCAGGTTTCCCCGACTTGGGGCCAATCCATGAAATTACTCATTCGTGCATCGTTCGGAATCTCACGCCTGACTATGTATTAGAGGATTATCCGAGTCCTCCGGGTGTCGTCACGTCGGCGGATCTTCCCGACGCACCAGATGATATTCCTGTCAGCAGCAAGATTCGCACGGCGGTTGAGCGCAAGTTGAGCCAGTGTGAAAGCGGTGTAATCAACATCGTTGCTTTTGGCGTTCCATCACCAATCCATGATGTAGACCTTAAAAATGCTCTTCTAGGAACTGCAATGGCCGCAGTTCCTTACTGGACCGACAGTCGCAGAGTTCGTCATAGCGGAGATCCGGTGCCAATGCGTGCTCCTAAGTCGCCATTCGTACCTGCGGAACGTCTTGCTTCGGACGATGATCGGGAGCAGTTTGTGGAGGCATTCAGCATATTGTCTGCCGTTTGGCAGATTCGATTGGGCAGCGCTTGCGTGAGCAGAATTATTCATAACCCGAATGCGGTGAAGCCAGTCCCAGACGGCCTGTCTCAATCGGTTTCTGACGAACCTCTGTCATCAACCTCACAAGAAGCAGCAATTGACTTGTCCCGTAAGCTGAACGAGCCAAGTAGCATCAACGAAGAGCCTGAGTGGAGACATCTTGCACAGAACTTTGTTGGCGTGTGCGGATCAATTGGGAAAGCCAGATCTGTTCTTGATCAATTGGCCTTATCGGGCATGGAGATGTCGCAACTGAATACGAGGGTTGATGCCCTTTTCACGGAAGGCCCAAAAGGTGAAAAGCCCGGTACATTTACCATGACCGATGAAGAAGCGGCCATGTACTTCGTGCTTGATTGTGGCGGTTATGAACAAGCCACCGAATGTCTTGATGCACATACGGCGGAACCCCCGAACGGCGAATCAGGTAAATGACCATCTTGATCGCCCACAAGAGATCGAAACCTAACAACCTTCGCAAGAAGCATAGTGAAGATATCGAGATCATGGATGTCACCTCGATGGCTGATGAGCCTTGGGTCCACTTCTCTCCATTCTGGCCTCATGGAAACATCCCGGTTCCGTTTTCAGATGGTGTCGTCGCCACTTGTGTTGAAGGAATCTGGCAAGCACTCAAAGTCTTCGAAACTGAGGATGTCGATGATTCGAAACTTCATGTGACGAACATGAAGGGACTCAAGCGGACGATTCGTCGCTTTGGAAGCGTCCGTGGTCACAGGAAGGGAATCCACGGCAAGGAACTGCTGCCGTATCGTGAAGCCCGTGAATTGATCTACTTGCCCGTTTACAAATGGATGTTGGCGCACTGTGTCCAAGATGAACTTCAGCAACTTCGGGGTATCGCTTCACAGAACACTGTTGTCCTTCTGGACTACACGACCAACGGCGACTTGGACAATCTAAGAACGCCATTGTCACATGCGGCCCTCGTGAAGCAATATTTGGACGATGATTGGCCGGTGTGACGAACGGTCATGCCACCAATAGTTCTCTCCAAGCCGGTCCCAAATGC is a window of Stieleria sp. JC731 DNA encoding:
- a CDS encoding endonuclease/exonuclease/phosphatase family protein, coding for MWKLVGWSLALLVLVGCEATATSVPDVEQPTSVDPITDSKTISILAWNVESDGNDPSVIAEQLNAFNGYDIFCLQEVRAENFDRYTAALGRQFQSINGRTGRSDRLQISFDSERFELLETKELMEHRDFILNNGTHRSPLYVRLQDRVTGIQFIVMTNHLARGNAELRKQQAIGLREWGRDQNVGVINIGDFNMDYDFATERGNSAFLEIFRDNIFSWAKPVEFIDTNWADRDGDGKDNYPDSMLDFAFVPGPAKDRNPVCRVIVRDGDFSDDDSTSDHRPIELKLQ
- a CDS encoding DUF6939 family protein, coding for MTILIAHKRSKPNNLRKKHSEDIEIMDVTSMADEPWVHFSPFWPHGNIPVPFSDGVVATCVEGIWQALKVFETEDVDDSKLHVTNMKGLKRTIRRFGSVRGHRKGIHGKELLPYREARELIYLPVYKWMLAHCVQDELQQLRGIASQNTVVLLDYTTNGDLDNLRTPLSHAALVKQYLDDDWPV